AGACAGTAAATCACGAAAACAATAACCTCAactgttttttatttcttcctcATCAGGCAAATGCAATAGTTTACAAAAAAGCCACGGATAGGTTAAGCGCCTTGTAATGAAGGCACAACAGCTCACAAGAAGCATTTGATTAGATCTTACAACTTGCAGCGCAAAAAACTGAGTCCCACTCGCTGATCATCGGAACATGTCGTTCTGTTGATCTCCTGTAACGCACGGTCAATTAAATCAATGGAGTACATTGAGGCAAAGCTGGTAAAATAGTGTTTCTCTACGAAGCACCCGGCGTTTAATAACTTAGCATAAGTCTATTATTAAGCGGTTACGCCCTCATGGCGGGGATCACCAAACCACGTCATATGTTAGCTCTCAAAGCCAGGGAAAGCGAAGTTTCCATAACATGAAAATCCGCGTGTACGAACACCTTGACTCCtcgaaacgttttttttttttacaccacTTCACCGTATGGAGGAGGGATATCATATAACCACGCCATCGTGGTCTGGCTATTGCTTGTTTCAAAGTCATATGGCGGAGGAGGATTCAGAGAATTGTGCTCAAAATATGTGGGAGCACCAAGTTCAACAACAGTGACCCGGCGAATGTTTTCTGTCCTCGAAGGATATCCTTCACCATGTGACGCGTCCGATGTTATCGTGTCTCTACCAAGCGAACTGTCAGAAACTTGTGGGGTTTCAGTTAAGTTTACCGGTGTTCTGCAGATACTCCAAAAAGTGGAGTGTGAGTTTTCGCATCCATGAGAAACCGCATAAGGAGGGGGTGTCCCAGGGCTCTGTTCTCCGTCGGTAGCACAAAATCCTGGATATCCCGGGAGATATGGAATAGGCATCACACCATCTAAGCTGTCTTGAGAGATTTGTTGCCGCGAAAATGATAACACCGGGGAGATTTTAGTCCATCCGCATCCACAACGACGCATCAAATCACAAACGAACGCCAAACATGCGCCAACGATCACGAGAATCACCCCGACAGCGGCCATTTCAATGCCCATCGAG
The Montipora capricornis isolate CH-2021 chromosome 10, ASM3666992v2, whole genome shotgun sequence genome window above contains:
- the LOC138019530 gene encoding uncharacterized protein isoform X1, yielding MQQWPGASKAKSRQKLIFCQFLAVDGNDCAFIIKHGRSNISCVSHFRWEIKIPKKRIFSGLWKRILETHANLVLQSKTRVFCMARSNPQRCVGYFGWLACRAPSCPYNTTGVKVSNWWLFLCLSYFSCFVVGIAFAVAGFASMGIEMAAVGVILVIVGACLAFVCDLMRRCGCGWTKISPVLSFSRQQISQDSLDGVMPIPYLPGYPGFCATDGEQSPGTPPPYAVSHGCENSHSTFWSICRTPVNLTETPQVSDSSLGRDTITSDASHGEGYPSRTENIRRVTVVELGAPTYFEHNSLNPPPPYDFETSNSQTTMAWLYDIPPPYGEVV
- the LOC138019530 gene encoding uncharacterized protein isoform X2 — its product is MARSNPQRCVGYFGWLACRAPSCPYNTTGVKVSNWWLFLCLSYFSCFVVGIAFAVAGFASMGIEMAAVGVILVIVGACLAFVCDLMRRCGCGWTKISPVLSFSRQQISQDSLDGVMPIPYLPGYPGFCATDGEQSPGTPPPYAVSHGCENSHSTFWSICRTPVNLTETPQVSDSSLGRDTITSDASHGEGYPSRTENIRRVTVVELGAPTYFEHNSLNPPPPYDFETSNSQTTMAWLYDIPPPYGEVV